In a single window of the Mesoplodon densirostris isolate mMesDen1 chromosome 18, mMesDen1 primary haplotype, whole genome shotgun sequence genome:
- the CHMP6 gene encoding charged multivesicular body protein 6, whose product MGNLFGRKKQQSRVTEQDKAILQLKQQRDKLKQYQKRITQQLEREREIARQLLRDGRKERAKLLLKKKRYREQLLDKTENQITSLETMVQSIEFTQIEMKVIEGLQFGNECLNKMHQVMSIEEVERILDETQEAVEYQRQIDELLAGSFTQEDEDAILEELDAITQEQIELPEVPSEPLPEKIPEKVPVKARPRQAEVVAAS is encoded by the exons ATGGGCAACCTGTTCGGCCGTAAGAAGCAGCAGAGCCGGGTGACGGAGCAGGACAAGGCCATCCTG CAACTGAAGCAGCAGCGGGATAAGCTGAAGCAGTACCAGAAGAGGATCACCCAGCAGCTGGAGCGGGAGCGGGAGATCGCCCGGCAGCTCCTGCGTGACGGCAGGAAGGa ACGGGCCAAGCTGCTGCTCAAGAAGAAGCGATACCGGGAGCAGCTCCTGGACAAGACAGAAAACCAGATCACCAGCCTGGAGACCATG GTCCAGAGTATTGAGTTCACCCAGATTGAAATGAAGGTGATCGAGGGGCTGCAGTTTGGAAATGAATGTCTGAATAAGATGCACCAG GTGATGTCCATAGAAGAGGTGGAGCGGATACTGGACGAGACGCAGGAGGCTGTGGAGTACCAGCGG CAAATAGATGAGCTGTTGGCAGGAAGTTTCACTCAGGAGGACGAAGACGCCATCCTGGAGGAGCTGGACGCAATAACTCAG GAACAGATAGAGTTGCCAGAGGTTCCTTCAGAGCCCCTTCCTGAAAAGATCCCAG AGAAAGTCCCCGTCAAGGCCAGGCCCCGACAGGCGGAAGTGGTGGCAGCCTCGTAA